One genomic segment of Diceros bicornis minor isolate mBicDic1 chromosome 13, mDicBic1.mat.cur, whole genome shotgun sequence includes these proteins:
- the AGO1 gene encoding protein argonaute-1 isoform X3: protein MEAGPSGAAAGAYLPPLQQVFQAPRRPGIGTVGKPIKLLANYFEVDIPKIDVYHYEVDIKPDKCPRRVNREVVEYMVQHFKPQIFGDRKPVYDGKKNIYTVTALPIGNERVDFEVTIPGEGKDRIFKVSIKWLAIVSWRMLHEALVSGQIPVPLESVQALDVAMRHLASMRYTPVGRSFFSPPEGYYHPLGGGREVWFGFHQSVRPAMWKMMLNIDVSATAFYKAQPVIEFMCEVLDIRNIDEQPKPLTDSQRVRFTKEIKGLKVEVTHCGQMKRKYRVCNVTRRPASHQTFPLQLESGQTVECTVAQYFKQKYNLQLKYPHLPCLQVGQEQKHTYLPLEVCNIVAGQRCIKKLTDNQTSTMIKATARSAPDRQEEISRLMKNASYNLDPYIQEFGIKVKDDMTEVTGRVLPAPILQYGGRVSRNRAIATPNQGVWDMRGKQFYNGIEIKVWAIACFAPQKQCREEVLKNFTDQLRKISKDAGMPIQGQPCFCKYAQGADSVEPMFRHLKNTYSGLQLIIVILPGKTPVYAEVKRVGDTLLGMATQCVQVKNVVKTSPQTLSNLCLKINVKLGGINNILVPHQRSAVFQQPVIFLGADVTHPPAGDGKKPSITAVVGSMDAHPSRYCATVRVQRPRQEIIEDLSYMVRELLIQFYKSTRFKPTRIIFYRDGVPEGQLPQILHYELLAIRDACIKLEKDYQPGITYIVVQKRHHTRLFCADKNERGTSRPSHYYVLWDDNRFTADELQILTYQLCHTYVRCTRSVSIPAPAYYARLVAFRARYHLVDKEHDSGEGSHISGQSNGRDPQALAKAVQVHQDTLRTMYFA from the exons ATGGAAGCGGGACCCTCGGGAGCAG CTGCGGGCGCCTACCTGCCCCCCCTGCAGCAGGTGTTCCAGGCACCTCGCCGGCCTGGCATTGGCACTGTGGGGAAACCAATCAAGCTCCTGGCCAATTACTTTGAGGTGGACATCCCTAAGATTGACGTCTACCACTACGAGGTGGATATCAAGCCGGATAAGTGTCCCCGCAGAGTCAACCG GGAAGTGGTGGAATACATGGTCCAGCATTTCAAGCCTCAGATCTTTGGTGATCGCAAGCCCGTGTATGATGGAAAGAAGAACATTTACACTGTCACAGCACTGCCCATTGGCAACGAACGG GTTGACTTTGAGGTGACAAtccctggggaagggaaggatcGAATCTTCAAGGTCTCCATCAAGTGGCTAGCCATTGTGAGCTGGCGCATGCTGCATGAGGCCCTGGTCAGTGGCCAGATCCCTGTTCCCCTGGAGTCTGTACAAGCCCTGGATGTGGCCATGAGGCACCTGGCGTCCATGAG GTACACCCCCGTGGGCCGCTCCTTCTTCTCACCGCCTGAGGGCTACTACCACCCGCTGGGGGGTGGGCGCGAGGTCTGGTTCGGCTTTCACCAGTCTGTGCGCCCTGCCATGTGGAAGATGATGCTCAACATTGATG TCTCAGCCACTGCCTTCTACAAGGCGCAGCCGGTGATCGAGTTCATGTGTGAGGTGCTGGACATCAGGAACATAGATGAGCAGCCCAAACCCCTCACGGACTCTCAGCGTGTGCGCTTCACCAAGGAGATCAAGG GCCTGAAGGTGGAAGTGACCCACTGTGGACAGATGAAGAGGAAATACCGCGTGTGTAATGTTACCCGCCGCCCTGCCAGCCATCAGAC GTTTCCCTTGCAGCTGGAGAGTGGACAGACTGTGGAGTGCACAGTGGCACAGTATTTCAAGCAGAAATATAACCTACAGCTCAAGTATCCCCACCTGCCCTGCCTGCAAGTTGGCCAGGAACAAAAGCATACCTACCTGCCCCTGGAG GTCTGTAACATTGTGGCTGGGCAGCGCTGCATTAAGAAGCTGACCGACAACCAGACTTCGACCATGATAAAGGCTACAGCGAGGTCGGCCCCAGACAGACAGGAGGAGATCAGCCGCCTG ATGAAGAATGCCAGCTACAACCTAGATCCCTACATCCAGGAATTTGGGATCAAAGTAAAGGATGACATGACGGAGGTGACAGGGCGAGTGCTGCCGGCACCGATCTTGCAGTACGGCGGCCGGGTGAGCAGG AACCGGGCCATTGCCACACCCAATCAGGGTGTCTGGGACATGCGGGGGAAACAGTTCTACAATGGGATTGAGATCAAAGTCTGGGCCATCGCCTGCTTCGCACCCCAAAAACAGTGTCGAGAAGAGGTGCTCAA GAACTTCACAGACCAGCTGCGGAAGatttccaaggatgcagggatgccCATCCAGGGCCAGCCTTGCTTCTGCAAATATGCACAGGGGGCAGACAGCGTGGAGCCCATGTTCCGGCATCTCAAGAACACCTACTCAGGGCTGCAGCTCATTATCGTCATCCTGCCAGGGAAGACGCCAGTGTATG CTGAGGTGAAACGTGTTGGAGATACACTCTTGGGAATGGCTACACAGTGTGTGCAAGTGAAGAACGTGGTCAAGACCTCACCTCAGACTCTGTCCAACCTCTGCCTGAAGATCAATGTTAAACTTGGTGGCATTAACAACATCCTAGTCCCACACCAGCG CTCTGCCGTCTTTCAGCAGCCAGTAATATTCCTGGGAGCAGATGTTACACACCCCCCAGCAGGGGACGGGAAAAAACCTTCTATCACAGCA GTGGTAGGCAGTATGGATGCACACCCCAGCCGTTACTGTGCTACTGTGCGGGTTCAGCGACCACGGCAAGAGATCATTGAAGATTTATCCTACATGGTGCGTGAGCTGCTTATCCAGTTCTACAAGTCCACCCGCTTCAAGCCTACCCGCATCATCTTCTACCGAGATGGGGTTCCTGAAGGCCAGCTCCCCCAG atcctccactATGAGCTGCTGGCCATTCGTGATGCCTGCATCAAACTGGAAAAGGACTACCAGCCTGGGATCACTTATATTGTGGTGCAGAAACGTCATCACACCCGCCTTTTTTGTGCTGACAAGAATGAGCGA GGCACCAGCCGACCATCCCATTACTATGTCCTTTGGGATGACAACCGTTTCACAGCGGATGAGCTCCAGATCTTGACGTACCAGCTGTGCCACACTTATGTACGATGCACACGCTCCGTCTCTATCCCAGCACCTGCCTACTATGCCCGCCTGGTGGCTTTCCGGGCACGATACCACCTAGTGGACAAGGAACATGACAG tgGAGAGGGGAGCCACATATCGGGGCAGAGCAATGGGCGGGACCCCCAGGCCCTGGCCAAAGCCGTGCAGGTTCACCAGGATACTCTGCGCACCATGTACTTCGCTTGA
- the AGO1 gene encoding protein argonaute-1 isoform X1, whose product MEAGPSGAAAGAYLPPLQQVFQAPRRPGIGTVGKPIKLLANYFEVDIPKIDVYHYEVDIKPDKCPRRVNREVVEYMVQHFKPQIFGDRKPVYDGKKNIYTVTALPIGNERVDFEVTIPGEGKDRIFKVSIKWLAIVSWRMLHEALVSGQIPVPLESVQALDVAMRHLASMRYTPVGRSFFSPPEGYYHPLGGGREVWFGFHQSVRPAMWKMMLNIDVSATAFYKAQPVIEFMCEVLDIRNIDEQPKPLTDSQRVRFTKEIKGLKVEVTHCGQMKRKYRVCNVTRRPASHQTFPLQLESGQTVECTVAQYFKQKYNLQLKYPHLPCLQVGQEQKHTYLPLEVCNIVAGQRCIKKLTDNQTSTMIKATARSAPDRQEEISRLMKNASYNLDPYIQEFGIKVKDDMTEVTGRVLPAPILQYGGRVSRNRAIATPNQGVWDMRGKQFYNGIEIKVWAIACFAPQKQCREEVLKNFTDQLRKISKDAGMPIQGQPCFCKYAQGADSVEPMFRHLKNTYSGLQLIIVILPGKTPVYAEVKRVGDTLLGMATQCVQVKNVVKTSPQTLSNLCLKINVKLGGINNILVPHQRSAVFQQPVIFLGADVTHPPAGDGKKPSITAVVGSMDAHPSRYCATVRVQRPRQEIIEDLSYMVRELLIQFYKSTRFKPTRIIFYRDGVPEGQLPQILHYELLAIRDACIKLEKDYQPGITYIVVQKRHHTRLFCADKNERIGKSGNIPAGTTVDTNITHPFEFDFYLCSHAGIQGTSRPSHYYVLWDDNRFTADELQILTYQLCHTYVRCTRSVSIPAPAYYARLVAFRARYHLVDKEHDSGEGSHISGQSNGRDPQALAKAVQVHQDTLRTMYFA is encoded by the exons ATGGAAGCGGGACCCTCGGGAGCAG CTGCGGGCGCCTACCTGCCCCCCCTGCAGCAGGTGTTCCAGGCACCTCGCCGGCCTGGCATTGGCACTGTGGGGAAACCAATCAAGCTCCTGGCCAATTACTTTGAGGTGGACATCCCTAAGATTGACGTCTACCACTACGAGGTGGATATCAAGCCGGATAAGTGTCCCCGCAGAGTCAACCG GGAAGTGGTGGAATACATGGTCCAGCATTTCAAGCCTCAGATCTTTGGTGATCGCAAGCCCGTGTATGATGGAAAGAAGAACATTTACACTGTCACAGCACTGCCCATTGGCAACGAACGG GTTGACTTTGAGGTGACAAtccctggggaagggaaggatcGAATCTTCAAGGTCTCCATCAAGTGGCTAGCCATTGTGAGCTGGCGCATGCTGCATGAGGCCCTGGTCAGTGGCCAGATCCCTGTTCCCCTGGAGTCTGTACAAGCCCTGGATGTGGCCATGAGGCACCTGGCGTCCATGAG GTACACCCCCGTGGGCCGCTCCTTCTTCTCACCGCCTGAGGGCTACTACCACCCGCTGGGGGGTGGGCGCGAGGTCTGGTTCGGCTTTCACCAGTCTGTGCGCCCTGCCATGTGGAAGATGATGCTCAACATTGATG TCTCAGCCACTGCCTTCTACAAGGCGCAGCCGGTGATCGAGTTCATGTGTGAGGTGCTGGACATCAGGAACATAGATGAGCAGCCCAAACCCCTCACGGACTCTCAGCGTGTGCGCTTCACCAAGGAGATCAAGG GCCTGAAGGTGGAAGTGACCCACTGTGGACAGATGAAGAGGAAATACCGCGTGTGTAATGTTACCCGCCGCCCTGCCAGCCATCAGAC GTTTCCCTTGCAGCTGGAGAGTGGACAGACTGTGGAGTGCACAGTGGCACAGTATTTCAAGCAGAAATATAACCTACAGCTCAAGTATCCCCACCTGCCCTGCCTGCAAGTTGGCCAGGAACAAAAGCATACCTACCTGCCCCTGGAG GTCTGTAACATTGTGGCTGGGCAGCGCTGCATTAAGAAGCTGACCGACAACCAGACTTCGACCATGATAAAGGCTACAGCGAGGTCGGCCCCAGACAGACAGGAGGAGATCAGCCGCCTG ATGAAGAATGCCAGCTACAACCTAGATCCCTACATCCAGGAATTTGGGATCAAAGTAAAGGATGACATGACGGAGGTGACAGGGCGAGTGCTGCCGGCACCGATCTTGCAGTACGGCGGCCGGGTGAGCAGG AACCGGGCCATTGCCACACCCAATCAGGGTGTCTGGGACATGCGGGGGAAACAGTTCTACAATGGGATTGAGATCAAAGTCTGGGCCATCGCCTGCTTCGCACCCCAAAAACAGTGTCGAGAAGAGGTGCTCAA GAACTTCACAGACCAGCTGCGGAAGatttccaaggatgcagggatgccCATCCAGGGCCAGCCTTGCTTCTGCAAATATGCACAGGGGGCAGACAGCGTGGAGCCCATGTTCCGGCATCTCAAGAACACCTACTCAGGGCTGCAGCTCATTATCGTCATCCTGCCAGGGAAGACGCCAGTGTATG CTGAGGTGAAACGTGTTGGAGATACACTCTTGGGAATGGCTACACAGTGTGTGCAAGTGAAGAACGTGGTCAAGACCTCACCTCAGACTCTGTCCAACCTCTGCCTGAAGATCAATGTTAAACTTGGTGGCATTAACAACATCCTAGTCCCACACCAGCG CTCTGCCGTCTTTCAGCAGCCAGTAATATTCCTGGGAGCAGATGTTACACACCCCCCAGCAGGGGACGGGAAAAAACCTTCTATCACAGCA GTGGTAGGCAGTATGGATGCACACCCCAGCCGTTACTGTGCTACTGTGCGGGTTCAGCGACCACGGCAAGAGATCATTGAAGATTTATCCTACATGGTGCGTGAGCTGCTTATCCAGTTCTACAAGTCCACCCGCTTCAAGCCTACCCGCATCATCTTCTACCGAGATGGGGTTCCTGAAGGCCAGCTCCCCCAG atcctccactATGAGCTGCTGGCCATTCGTGATGCCTGCATCAAACTGGAAAAGGACTACCAGCCTGGGATCACTTATATTGTGGTGCAGAAACGTCATCACACCCGCCTTTTTTGTGCTGACAAGAATGAGCGA attgggaagagtGGTAACATCCCAGCTGGGACCACTGTGGACACCAACATCACCCACCCATTTGAGTTTGACTTCTATCTGTGCAGCCACGCAGGCATCCAG GGCACCAGCCGACCATCCCATTACTATGTCCTTTGGGATGACAACCGTTTCACAGCGGATGAGCTCCAGATCTTGACGTACCAGCTGTGCCACACTTATGTACGATGCACACGCTCCGTCTCTATCCCAGCACCTGCCTACTATGCCCGCCTGGTGGCTTTCCGGGCACGATACCACCTAGTGGACAAGGAACATGACAG tgGAGAGGGGAGCCACATATCGGGGCAGAGCAATGGGCGGGACCCCCAGGCCCTGGCCAAAGCCGTGCAGGTTCACCAGGATACTCTGCGCACCATGTACTTCGCTTGA
- the AGO1 gene encoding protein argonaute-1 isoform X4, producing the protein MEAGPSGAAAGAYLPPLQQVFQAPRRPGIGTVGKPIKLLANYFEVDIPKIDVYHYEVDIKPDKCPRRVNREVVEYMVQHFKPQIFGDRKPVYDGKKNIYTVTALPIGNERVDFEVTIPGEGKDRIFKVSIKWLAIVSWRMLHEALVSGQIPVPLESVQALDVAMRHLASMRYTPVGRSFFSPPEGYYHPLGGGREVWFGFHQSVRPAMWKMMLNIDVSATAFYKAQPVIEFMCEVLDIRNIDEQPKPLTDSQRVRFTKEIKGLKVEVTHCGQMKRKYRVCNVTRRPASHQTFPLQLESGQTVECTVAQYFKQKYNLQLKYPHLPCLQVGQEQKHTYLPLEVCNIVAGQRCIKKLTDNQTSTMIKATARSAPDRQEEISRLMKNASYNLDPYIQEFGIKVKDDMTEVTGRVLPAPILQYGGRNRAIATPNQGVWDMRGKQFYNGIEIKVWAIACFAPQKQCREEVLKNFTDQLRKISKDAGMPIQGQPCFCKYAQGADSVEPMFRHLKNTYSGLQLIIVILPGKTPVYAEVKRVGDTLLGMATQCVQVKNVVKTSPQTLSNLCLKINVKLGGINNILVPHQRSAVFQQPVIFLGADVTHPPAGDGKKPSITAVVGSMDAHPSRYCATVRVQRPRQEIIEDLSYMVRELLIQFYKSTRFKPTRIIFYRDGVPEGQLPQILHYELLAIRDACIKLEKDYQPGITYIVVQKRHHTRLFCADKNERGTSRPSHYYVLWDDNRFTADELQILTYQLCHTYVRCTRSVSIPAPAYYARLVAFRARYHLVDKEHDSGEGSHISGQSNGRDPQALAKAVQVHQDTLRTMYFA; encoded by the exons ATGGAAGCGGGACCCTCGGGAGCAG CTGCGGGCGCCTACCTGCCCCCCCTGCAGCAGGTGTTCCAGGCACCTCGCCGGCCTGGCATTGGCACTGTGGGGAAACCAATCAAGCTCCTGGCCAATTACTTTGAGGTGGACATCCCTAAGATTGACGTCTACCACTACGAGGTGGATATCAAGCCGGATAAGTGTCCCCGCAGAGTCAACCG GGAAGTGGTGGAATACATGGTCCAGCATTTCAAGCCTCAGATCTTTGGTGATCGCAAGCCCGTGTATGATGGAAAGAAGAACATTTACACTGTCACAGCACTGCCCATTGGCAACGAACGG GTTGACTTTGAGGTGACAAtccctggggaagggaaggatcGAATCTTCAAGGTCTCCATCAAGTGGCTAGCCATTGTGAGCTGGCGCATGCTGCATGAGGCCCTGGTCAGTGGCCAGATCCCTGTTCCCCTGGAGTCTGTACAAGCCCTGGATGTGGCCATGAGGCACCTGGCGTCCATGAG GTACACCCCCGTGGGCCGCTCCTTCTTCTCACCGCCTGAGGGCTACTACCACCCGCTGGGGGGTGGGCGCGAGGTCTGGTTCGGCTTTCACCAGTCTGTGCGCCCTGCCATGTGGAAGATGATGCTCAACATTGATG TCTCAGCCACTGCCTTCTACAAGGCGCAGCCGGTGATCGAGTTCATGTGTGAGGTGCTGGACATCAGGAACATAGATGAGCAGCCCAAACCCCTCACGGACTCTCAGCGTGTGCGCTTCACCAAGGAGATCAAGG GCCTGAAGGTGGAAGTGACCCACTGTGGACAGATGAAGAGGAAATACCGCGTGTGTAATGTTACCCGCCGCCCTGCCAGCCATCAGAC GTTTCCCTTGCAGCTGGAGAGTGGACAGACTGTGGAGTGCACAGTGGCACAGTATTTCAAGCAGAAATATAACCTACAGCTCAAGTATCCCCACCTGCCCTGCCTGCAAGTTGGCCAGGAACAAAAGCATACCTACCTGCCCCTGGAG GTCTGTAACATTGTGGCTGGGCAGCGCTGCATTAAGAAGCTGACCGACAACCAGACTTCGACCATGATAAAGGCTACAGCGAGGTCGGCCCCAGACAGACAGGAGGAGATCAGCCGCCTG ATGAAGAATGCCAGCTACAACCTAGATCCCTACATCCAGGAATTTGGGATCAAAGTAAAGGATGACATGACGGAGGTGACAGGGCGAGTGCTGCCGGCACCGATCTTGCAGTACGGCGGCCGG AACCGGGCCATTGCCACACCCAATCAGGGTGTCTGGGACATGCGGGGGAAACAGTTCTACAATGGGATTGAGATCAAAGTCTGGGCCATCGCCTGCTTCGCACCCCAAAAACAGTGTCGAGAAGAGGTGCTCAA GAACTTCACAGACCAGCTGCGGAAGatttccaaggatgcagggatgccCATCCAGGGCCAGCCTTGCTTCTGCAAATATGCACAGGGGGCAGACAGCGTGGAGCCCATGTTCCGGCATCTCAAGAACACCTACTCAGGGCTGCAGCTCATTATCGTCATCCTGCCAGGGAAGACGCCAGTGTATG CTGAGGTGAAACGTGTTGGAGATACACTCTTGGGAATGGCTACACAGTGTGTGCAAGTGAAGAACGTGGTCAAGACCTCACCTCAGACTCTGTCCAACCTCTGCCTGAAGATCAATGTTAAACTTGGTGGCATTAACAACATCCTAGTCCCACACCAGCG CTCTGCCGTCTTTCAGCAGCCAGTAATATTCCTGGGAGCAGATGTTACACACCCCCCAGCAGGGGACGGGAAAAAACCTTCTATCACAGCA GTGGTAGGCAGTATGGATGCACACCCCAGCCGTTACTGTGCTACTGTGCGGGTTCAGCGACCACGGCAAGAGATCATTGAAGATTTATCCTACATGGTGCGTGAGCTGCTTATCCAGTTCTACAAGTCCACCCGCTTCAAGCCTACCCGCATCATCTTCTACCGAGATGGGGTTCCTGAAGGCCAGCTCCCCCAG atcctccactATGAGCTGCTGGCCATTCGTGATGCCTGCATCAAACTGGAAAAGGACTACCAGCCTGGGATCACTTATATTGTGGTGCAGAAACGTCATCACACCCGCCTTTTTTGTGCTGACAAGAATGAGCGA GGCACCAGCCGACCATCCCATTACTATGTCCTTTGGGATGACAACCGTTTCACAGCGGATGAGCTCCAGATCTTGACGTACCAGCTGTGCCACACTTATGTACGATGCACACGCTCCGTCTCTATCCCAGCACCTGCCTACTATGCCCGCCTGGTGGCTTTCCGGGCACGATACCACCTAGTGGACAAGGAACATGACAG tgGAGAGGGGAGCCACATATCGGGGCAGAGCAATGGGCGGGACCCCCAGGCCCTGGCCAAAGCCGTGCAGGTTCACCAGGATACTCTGCGCACCATGTACTTCGCTTGA
- the AGO1 gene encoding protein argonaute-1 isoform X2 — MEAGPSGAAAGAYLPPLQQVFQAPRRPGIGTVGKPIKLLANYFEVDIPKIDVYHYEVDIKPDKCPRRVNREVVEYMVQHFKPQIFGDRKPVYDGKKNIYTVTALPIGNERVDFEVTIPGEGKDRIFKVSIKWLAIVSWRMLHEALVSGQIPVPLESVQALDVAMRHLASMRYTPVGRSFFSPPEGYYHPLGGGREVWFGFHQSVRPAMWKMMLNIDVSATAFYKAQPVIEFMCEVLDIRNIDEQPKPLTDSQRVRFTKEIKGLKVEVTHCGQMKRKYRVCNVTRRPASHQTFPLQLESGQTVECTVAQYFKQKYNLQLKYPHLPCLQVGQEQKHTYLPLEVCNIVAGQRCIKKLTDNQTSTMIKATARSAPDRQEEISRLMKNASYNLDPYIQEFGIKVKDDMTEVTGRVLPAPILQYGGRNRAIATPNQGVWDMRGKQFYNGIEIKVWAIACFAPQKQCREEVLKNFTDQLRKISKDAGMPIQGQPCFCKYAQGADSVEPMFRHLKNTYSGLQLIIVILPGKTPVYAEVKRVGDTLLGMATQCVQVKNVVKTSPQTLSNLCLKINVKLGGINNILVPHQRSAVFQQPVIFLGADVTHPPAGDGKKPSITAVVGSMDAHPSRYCATVRVQRPRQEIIEDLSYMVRELLIQFYKSTRFKPTRIIFYRDGVPEGQLPQILHYELLAIRDACIKLEKDYQPGITYIVVQKRHHTRLFCADKNERIGKSGNIPAGTTVDTNITHPFEFDFYLCSHAGIQGTSRPSHYYVLWDDNRFTADELQILTYQLCHTYVRCTRSVSIPAPAYYARLVAFRARYHLVDKEHDSGEGSHISGQSNGRDPQALAKAVQVHQDTLRTMYFA; from the exons ATGGAAGCGGGACCCTCGGGAGCAG CTGCGGGCGCCTACCTGCCCCCCCTGCAGCAGGTGTTCCAGGCACCTCGCCGGCCTGGCATTGGCACTGTGGGGAAACCAATCAAGCTCCTGGCCAATTACTTTGAGGTGGACATCCCTAAGATTGACGTCTACCACTACGAGGTGGATATCAAGCCGGATAAGTGTCCCCGCAGAGTCAACCG GGAAGTGGTGGAATACATGGTCCAGCATTTCAAGCCTCAGATCTTTGGTGATCGCAAGCCCGTGTATGATGGAAAGAAGAACATTTACACTGTCACAGCACTGCCCATTGGCAACGAACGG GTTGACTTTGAGGTGACAAtccctggggaagggaaggatcGAATCTTCAAGGTCTCCATCAAGTGGCTAGCCATTGTGAGCTGGCGCATGCTGCATGAGGCCCTGGTCAGTGGCCAGATCCCTGTTCCCCTGGAGTCTGTACAAGCCCTGGATGTGGCCATGAGGCACCTGGCGTCCATGAG GTACACCCCCGTGGGCCGCTCCTTCTTCTCACCGCCTGAGGGCTACTACCACCCGCTGGGGGGTGGGCGCGAGGTCTGGTTCGGCTTTCACCAGTCTGTGCGCCCTGCCATGTGGAAGATGATGCTCAACATTGATG TCTCAGCCACTGCCTTCTACAAGGCGCAGCCGGTGATCGAGTTCATGTGTGAGGTGCTGGACATCAGGAACATAGATGAGCAGCCCAAACCCCTCACGGACTCTCAGCGTGTGCGCTTCACCAAGGAGATCAAGG GCCTGAAGGTGGAAGTGACCCACTGTGGACAGATGAAGAGGAAATACCGCGTGTGTAATGTTACCCGCCGCCCTGCCAGCCATCAGAC GTTTCCCTTGCAGCTGGAGAGTGGACAGACTGTGGAGTGCACAGTGGCACAGTATTTCAAGCAGAAATATAACCTACAGCTCAAGTATCCCCACCTGCCCTGCCTGCAAGTTGGCCAGGAACAAAAGCATACCTACCTGCCCCTGGAG GTCTGTAACATTGTGGCTGGGCAGCGCTGCATTAAGAAGCTGACCGACAACCAGACTTCGACCATGATAAAGGCTACAGCGAGGTCGGCCCCAGACAGACAGGAGGAGATCAGCCGCCTG ATGAAGAATGCCAGCTACAACCTAGATCCCTACATCCAGGAATTTGGGATCAAAGTAAAGGATGACATGACGGAGGTGACAGGGCGAGTGCTGCCGGCACCGATCTTGCAGTACGGCGGCCGG AACCGGGCCATTGCCACACCCAATCAGGGTGTCTGGGACATGCGGGGGAAACAGTTCTACAATGGGATTGAGATCAAAGTCTGGGCCATCGCCTGCTTCGCACCCCAAAAACAGTGTCGAGAAGAGGTGCTCAA GAACTTCACAGACCAGCTGCGGAAGatttccaaggatgcagggatgccCATCCAGGGCCAGCCTTGCTTCTGCAAATATGCACAGGGGGCAGACAGCGTGGAGCCCATGTTCCGGCATCTCAAGAACACCTACTCAGGGCTGCAGCTCATTATCGTCATCCTGCCAGGGAAGACGCCAGTGTATG CTGAGGTGAAACGTGTTGGAGATACACTCTTGGGAATGGCTACACAGTGTGTGCAAGTGAAGAACGTGGTCAAGACCTCACCTCAGACTCTGTCCAACCTCTGCCTGAAGATCAATGTTAAACTTGGTGGCATTAACAACATCCTAGTCCCACACCAGCG CTCTGCCGTCTTTCAGCAGCCAGTAATATTCCTGGGAGCAGATGTTACACACCCCCCAGCAGGGGACGGGAAAAAACCTTCTATCACAGCA GTGGTAGGCAGTATGGATGCACACCCCAGCCGTTACTGTGCTACTGTGCGGGTTCAGCGACCACGGCAAGAGATCATTGAAGATTTATCCTACATGGTGCGTGAGCTGCTTATCCAGTTCTACAAGTCCACCCGCTTCAAGCCTACCCGCATCATCTTCTACCGAGATGGGGTTCCTGAAGGCCAGCTCCCCCAG atcctccactATGAGCTGCTGGCCATTCGTGATGCCTGCATCAAACTGGAAAAGGACTACCAGCCTGGGATCACTTATATTGTGGTGCAGAAACGTCATCACACCCGCCTTTTTTGTGCTGACAAGAATGAGCGA attgggaagagtGGTAACATCCCAGCTGGGACCACTGTGGACACCAACATCACCCACCCATTTGAGTTTGACTTCTATCTGTGCAGCCACGCAGGCATCCAG GGCACCAGCCGACCATCCCATTACTATGTCCTTTGGGATGACAACCGTTTCACAGCGGATGAGCTCCAGATCTTGACGTACCAGCTGTGCCACACTTATGTACGATGCACACGCTCCGTCTCTATCCCAGCACCTGCCTACTATGCCCGCCTGGTGGCTTTCCGGGCACGATACCACCTAGTGGACAAGGAACATGACAG tgGAGAGGGGAGCCACATATCGGGGCAGAGCAATGGGCGGGACCCCCAGGCCCTGGCCAAAGCCGTGCAGGTTCACCAGGATACTCTGCGCACCATGTACTTCGCTTGA